In Candidatus Neomarinimicrobiota bacterium, the DNA window TATCGTATCGCTGAATCCTGTGATTATTCTGGTCGGCTATAAAAATATCAAGCCCGGTAACCCAAATATCCGAAGGAAGGTCGAATTGCTCATCGCTCCATCCAAATCCGCCAATCCAGTTCTGCAGTTCTCCATCGCTTGATATTTTAAGGAGTCTGTTACCTTCACTGTCGAGAGCGTATATAATGCCTGAAGACGAATGAACGATCCGGGATAGCTTTGTTCCGTAGTCAAGCCCCTTAATTATCAGTTCTCCGGTCATTTGCCAGTGCGATTGAGCGGAAAGATTCGAAGTTGTAAGAAACACAGCGAATAAGAGGAACACTGTTTTTATGAACATTGTAACAATCGGAACTTCCTCCGTTTTCAATATTTCAGGTTAATAAAAATCAGCACATTACCTGTAACTGTTGACGGTATCGGTTCTCCATGTTAAAGAATTAAAGAATTGAAAATATTTGCCCACTAATTTTGTTTTGCGGCAGCTCTTTTCGGCGCTTTATCTGCATAAATTTTATAAATCGAATATCCTCCGATTATAATAAGAATCACGCTTGTAACTTGAGCAAGCGTAAAACTCCCCATCACAGGAGTGTTTTTCCTGTAAAATTCGATGATGAACCGCTGAATTCCGGATAAAACAAGATATAGCCAGAAAGGCATCCAGACAGTCTGAATTTTTTTTCTGTTTACCCACATAACTCCAAAAATAACGAATAGAGCTGTCATCTCGTATAGCTGAGTCGGGTGCACCGGATAATTCACAGGATCAATCCCATTTGGAAATGACATAGCCCACGGAACCGAGGACGCCTTTCCCCAATCGTCTCCCACGAGGAAACAGCCGATTCTTCCGATTCCCTGTCCGAGCGCCATCAACGGAGCCATAAGACCCGCCGTGAAACCAACGGAAAGACCGTGTTTTTTTGCCCAAAACATAACTGCAAACGTGCCGCCGATAAGTCCGCCATACCAGACCAAACCCGCTCCTGAAAATATCATACCGAACGGATCAATCGCCACCGCGTCAAGGTGAGTGAGAAGGAAATTTATTTTTGATCCTATAACTCCGCCGATAGCCGCTGCCATAATAAGTTCATAAGATAAATCAGAATCTAACTTGTTTCGGGCAAGTTCTTTCCGCAGGATCCAGGCACAGACAAGGAATGCTACAGCCATCATAAATCCAAAACTTGTTACCTGAAGAGGTCCTAATTTAAATAATATTGGAAACACTTTATTTTCTTTTCCTTATTTACTGTTCATGCGTATTTCTGTTACGCTTCCGGCCATTAAAAGTTCGGTCATAGACGTGGAAATGTAGGAACATCAGAGTAAAAATTCAAGATATTTAGTATGTTTCAAGGCGTGACCGGGATTAAATTACCCTTCATATTAAGGGATGTTTGTTCATCTATTAGTCCTTCTCCTTCACATAATTCAATTGTTTTAAGCGCAAGCTCCATGTAAACAGCCCGATTCTTATCGTTTTTGTCCAAAGAACCGATATGCTTACGGACAGAATCCACATCACCTCGGGCAATTGAACCTGTTATTGCCGCAAATCCCGTTTCGTCCCAACCATTTAAAGCCGTTTTCGCTAAATCGCTGATAATGCTTTTCGGTGAATCCACTCCGGCTCGCACCATAAGCTCCTCTGAAACTGTTAGAAGTGTGTTGAGATAGCCGCTGGCGACTGTGCACGCTGCATGATACAGCGCTTTTTTTCCTGTCTCAATCATAAATGGTATGCCGCCCATAAACTTCACCAGTTCAACAGCTTCTTCGGCGTTGACCCCCTCTACGCCGAAACGAACATCTTTGAGCGGGAGTATTTTGTTTTCCGGGAACGATGCAGCCGGGTGTATTGACGCTATCCCGGCTCCCTTTTGCAAGAGCGATTCCATAATCGTTGATTCCTGAATTCCGGATGTGTGAACTATCAAAGGTTCGTGGGGGAATTTTAGATTAGAGGCTAATTTCGCAACTACATTTTCGAGTCTGTCGTCCTGAACGGCTATGATAATCAGGTCGGTATCCTCTGTCAGGATGTCGTAACCCGTTCCGAATGAATCTGTACCGACTCTATCAGCCAACGACTTCGCTGAATTTACCGACCCGCTTATGATAGCGGCAGGAGTATAACCGGCTTCCACAAGCGATACCATTATTGAGCGTCCCACTCGTCCTGCCCCGATGAGAGCGACATTTTTATTTGCAAGATTAATCGTCAGAACCTTCGCCGAATACTTCCGCGGAAAATACATAAATTTCCGTCTCTTCATCCTTCCAGGAACCGGATAACAGGTTCGCTTTCAGGCAGGTATGTTCCAGAAAAGTCTTACTATCCCAGTTATTTTCTGTTGCGACCTGCGGAAGCAGTAAACCTTTGTTAGCGCCCTTTTTAATGACTATCCCGTGTTTTCCGACTTCAACTTGCTCCGGCGATTCTATCCTCTCAAGCGGGGATAGCAATGATATTTCCAGACTGATTTCCTCTATTTCATCTTCCTTTACCGGATCAAAGCGTGGATCCCTTGTCGCCGCAGCTTCCGACATTTCAGGAATAGACTCATAAAGCGGTTTATAACCCTCAACATAACCGATGCATCCTCTGAGTTCTTCATTTTTCCGCAGGGTAACAAATACGCCCATCGGTTCATCGCTGATATTCATCATAGCATCATTTACTTTTATATTTTCATTTTTTGCGCATGACGAAATAACGTCACGCGCCGTACTCAGCATTAAATCTTTTTGTTCTTTGGTGAACATCTGAATTATGCTCTGATCGCCGCTGAGAGATACCCTACCACGCTTTTATAGTCTCCGCTGACGTCGCCGGAAGTGGCGTACTTCAATATATCTACATTTGAAGCCCCGAGAAGCTGAGAGGCTTTTATTACCACAGCGAGGGGATTGATACCGCAGGCTTCGCAATTACCGTTTTCACATTCATTGTAGAGCATATCAATTGACATTGATTCAAGATACTCAGCCGTACGATTATCCAAAACTTTGGCTCTTTCCTGATCGTGAAAATGAGATAGGTCGGTACTCGCTATGAGAAGGACATCTTCCTCGGCAGCTGAAATTACGCCCGCGATTGACTCGGCAATTTCAGAAGCGATATCGAGGTTAATATTTCCGATTATAAGAGGAATAATATTAAAATCATTTTTTAGTACCTCTTGCAGGAAAGGCAGCTGAACTTCTAACGAATGTTCCTTCTCATGCCCTATCGGTGAAAACTTAATATGTTTTGAACTGTCTGATATCTTCTGTGACAGATCGGAATTAATAGGTACTTCTCCCAGCGGAGTAGCGTAGGCGTCTCCATCGTAAAGCGTCCCGCCTGCAAAATATTCGTGGTGACTCGGCGCGAGAATTAGAATGTTCTGTTTTTTCTTATCTTTTAATAAGTTATACGCAAATCCGGCTACCTGACCGGAATATACAATACCGGCGTGAGGAGCCACCAACGAAATCAGATCGCTATCAGGTTCAGGAATATCGCCAATCGGAAGGCATTTTTGAATAAGCTCAGTCAAATCCTTTTCATCCTCGGGATAAAATGTCCCTGCAACTGCCGGAGTTCGGATTTTTCTTTCCATTAGAGTAGTCTGTGCCCCTTATTCCTGCTACCTAATATATCAGTCAGCCCTGCGTAGTCAAGTAAATTATATGAGCATTATAAATAATGAAGGGTCGGCAAAAGCCGACCCTTCAAGTCAATCTTATATTTCAGATGAGTAACCCTATTTAAGAAACATCATCTTTTGAGTCTTACTGAAACCGCCGGTTGTCATTCTATAGAAATAAATTCCGGATGACAGCGGTCTTCCACGATCCGTCAAACCATTGAACTGGGTGGAATGGAAACCCGCCACCAGTTCATCATCGACCAACGTGGCAACCTTTTGACCCAGGAGATTGAAAATTACAATCTTCACATTAGCGTTTTCCGGCACCTGATAATTGATTTCAGTTGTCGGATTGAACGGGTTCGGGTAGTTCGCTGAGATTGCATACGTTTCAGGTAGAACACTATTATCAACCACTCCTACAGGAGTATTATCAACAGACGTTCCAGAAAATTCCTCAGATCATCACCTTCATATTCACTCTTCTGTTTATTTGATATAAATTTTTCTGCTTGGGCTAACATTTTAATCGCCCAAGTGAAATAAGTCAAAAATTATCTAAAAATATTTTAATACCGATATGAGAGCGACAGAAGGAATCGATTGTCGGATGCGTCCTCTTTTATCGTCTGAGGGAAGAATTCACTGCTGAAATTTGTCTCCCAGCTTGTTCTAACGAACGTTAAATCCACTTTCACCTGCTTGTCCAACAACACGCTCAATCCTGCAGATACGAGGAGCCTGTCGTCGCCGTCATCATCTTTATAAGGGCTTGGGTCTTTAGCCAAACCCAGTCGCAGCTTCAAATCTGTTGTGGGCAGAAGATATTCCAGTCCGATAGAATAACCAACCGTTGTCCTTAGTTCTGAGGATATAGCTCTGTTTATTTCGCTGTCAAGCGACACGCCCTCATCAATGATTTCCGAGCTGAATTCTATCTGACTGTAATCCGTCAGATGAATATCCGCTGCCAACAGAGTATTACCGATAAATGAAGATATTCCCGCATTAAATTTAAATGGCATTATTAGTCTGTATTCGTTGGAACCGGTATAATTGACAGATGAATCGGCATATACATCCAAAATATTCCATGAATCATCTACATTATAAATAGTGGGCGCTGTTATGCTTATACCAAAGTTTGCGTAATCACTTCTGTACAATCCTCCGAAAATCATCGAAAACCCATTATAAGTAGGGGTAAAGTTTTCCGAAATGCTCGATTCTCCGCTATTTTCCCTGAAATCATAATCGTCCGACCCCCGAAGCCAGTTGACCGAAACACCAAATGATGTTCGAGGTGATATATCAACCGCTACCGCGCCTGTCCAGGCATGAATCTCTCCGGTTTCAATGATACTAAGACTTTCGCCTGCCCCCCCCGTTGGTACAGCTAATCTGTTATCAAACACAAACAGCGTATTCCTCCCAATTGCCCAAACCATATTGTTCCTGCTAAGGGGACTTTTATACACAATGCCTATTCCATCAAGACGTGTATAACTTTCCGTTAACGGCGAAGCCTGATTACTCCCGAACGATATATCAGCATCATGAGAAAGATGTCCTATGGAAGTGTAAATTGAGTTTTTTCTGATCTGAGCCAGCCCGGCTGGATTCCAAAAGGTAGCGGTAAAATCGTTGCTGATAGAAGTATATGCTCCGCCTAACGCAATAGCCCGCGCGCCTAAACCGCTTACACCTCTGAATGGTCGCAGCGCATCGGTTATATTCTGTGCGAACAGCGATGTTGCTCCCCAACACATTATAATTCCTATCAGTGTTATTTTTTTCATTTTATTTTCCAAAATTCAATGTTTGGAACAGATAAGTTATTTCCGTTTACTGCTTTTTTTGGTAGAACTACTCTTTTCCCCGGAGTCACTTTTTGTAATGGATCTGCTTTTACCCGACCTGCCTCGATGAGAACTTGATTTAACGGTAGTTGTTTTTTTGCCACTGCTTTTCACTTCTTTACTCTTCCTTGAGCTTGATCTGCTTTTTACCTCTGATGTGCCTCTGCTCTTTGATTTTCTAACAGTTGCTCTTTTACTGCCTTCATTCTCATTTGTTTTTACAGACTTGATGAGCGGAATATAATATGGAGCAGGATTAGAGCCGTTCAGCGCTGATGAAGAACCGGTATGTCTTAATCGGTTGAACTTTCTTACAGCGTTAGAATTTTGAGGAGTTCCTGACCCTGAGCCGGTTCGATATTGGTAGTAATTAGAATTAGTGCTATGGTAATAACTTGGGTAGGACGGGTAATAATAATCATCGTAGAAGAAGGAATTATATGAGTAGTCATAATAAGGATCGAAAAAATTATAATTATCGTGCCCGTAATAACGCGACGGTCTGTAATTGTAACCGAAATAAAAACTATAGCGGCTGTTAGATCTGTAATTATACGGTCTGTACATCGAACGCCAATACCATGCGTTATTGTAACCAT includes these proteins:
- the lgt gene encoding prolipoprotein diacylglyceryl transferase — encoded protein: MFPILFKLGPLQVTSFGFMMAVAFLVCAWILRKELARNKLDSDLSYELIMAAAIGGVIGSKINFLLTHLDAVAIDPFGMIFSGAGLVWYGGLIGGTFAVMFWAKKHGLSVGFTAGLMAPLMALGQGIGRIGCFLVGDDWGKASSVPWAMSFPNGIDPVNYPVHPTQLYEMTALFVIFGVMWVNRKKIQTVWMPFWLYLVLSGIQRFIIEFYRKNTPVMGSFTLAQVTSVILIIIGGYSIYKIYADKAPKRAAAKQN
- a CDS encoding DUF2520 domain-containing protein, which encodes MYFPRKYSAKVLTINLANKNVALIGAGRVGRSIMVSLVEAGYTPAAIISGSVNSAKSLADRVGTDSFGTGYDILTEDTDLIIIAVQDDRLENVVAKLASNLKFPHEPLIVHTSGIQESTIMESLLQKGAGIASIHPAASFPENKILPLKDVRFGVEGVNAEEAVELVKFMGGIPFMIETGKKALYHAACTVASGYLNTLLTVSEELMVRAGVDSPKSIISDLAKTALNGWDETGFAAITGSIARGDVDSVRKHIGSLDKNDKNRAVYMELALKTIELCEGEGLIDEQTSLNMKGNLIPVTP
- the amrA gene encoding AmmeMemoRadiSam system protein A; this encodes MFTKEQKDLMLSTARDVISSCAKNENIKVNDAMMNISDEPMGVFVTLRKNEELRGCIGYVEGYKPLYESIPEMSEAAATRDPRFDPVKEDEIEEISLEISLLSPLERIESPEQVEVGKHGIVIKKGANKGLLLPQVATENNWDSKTFLEHTCLKANLLSGSWKDEETEIYVFSAEVFGEGSDD
- a CDS encoding T9SS type A sorting domain-containing protein: MVDNSVLPETYAISANYPNPFNPTTEINYQVPENANVKIVIFNLLGQKVATLVDDELVAGFHSTQFNGLTDRGRPLSSGIYFYRMTTGGFSKTQKMMFLK
- the amrB gene encoding AmmeMemoRadiSam system protein B, which codes for MERKIRTPAVAGTFYPEDEKDLTELIQKCLPIGDIPEPDSDLISLVAPHAGIVYSGQVAGFAYNLLKDKKKQNILILAPSHHEYFAGGTLYDGDAYATPLGEVPINSDLSQKISDSSKHIKFSPIGHEKEHSLEVQLPFLQEVLKNDFNIIPLIIGNINLDIASEIAESIAGVISAAEEDVLLIASTDLSHFHDQERAKVLDNRTAEYLESMSIDMLYNECENGNCEACGINPLAVVIKASQLLGASNVDILKYATSGDVSGDYKSVVGYLSAAIRA